The Schistocerca gregaria isolate iqSchGreg1 unplaced genomic scaffold, iqSchGreg1.2 ptg000973l, whole genome shotgun sequence genomic sequence CTGGATGGTAGCAGTTCGGTGTCAGCGCGgggcccgaaaaaaaaaaaaaacgtttagaAAGAGGTTACTTGGTGCACATTGGCGCGTGCATTAGACGCGCGCTCGACGTACCCGCGCGAGGTGATGAGCGAGTTGTAGAGCATTTCCACGCGCTCCCAGTCCTTTATTTCGACGACTTGGGTGTCGGGGTAGCTGTGGGAGTGGAGCTTGCTCTGCCTGTCATGGATGTCTTCTGGGTCTTTGCGAGTGAGTTCGTTGTTAGCTGGGTGGATGGTTGGTTGCTTCGAGAACATATTTGAGGATGGCGATGCTGAAACTTTTTGGGTGCTGAGAGATATGCTTTTTTTTTTCGCCTTTCTTGGTCGATGCTTTGGCATGCGcatttctaaaaaaagaaaaaaaaacggtctATTCACAGACTCGAGCGGCGGTTTCGTGGCTGCGTGCGAAGGGGTGTCCATTTTAGGTCTGGCCTGCTTTACTGCACAGCCGAGTGGCGCGGGTGAGTGAAAATTTTTTGGCTAGCGCGTCGGACGGCGTCCCGGTGAAAACGGGTTCGGGAGAGCGCCGACGCCCCGCAGCGCAGTTGCCCGAGCCCGTTGGAGGGAGGAGCGTCGCGTTTCTTGACGGGTGGGGTCTGCGTTGGGGGCGAGTTTCGCGAGAACACGCGCGCGAAGCTGTGTGTGGTGGTGTGTATGAAAATGATTACAGAAAGAGGAGAGGGAGACGCGTCGAGGGGGGGTATTGGTGGTGGTAGAGGGCGCGGTCTTTGGTGGAGCCGATGCGACTTAGCGTTGTGCGGGTCGCGTGTTTTATTTGTGGGGTACGTGGAGGGCGTGGGTTCAGGTTTCCGAGGGCCTCTCCTCTATTGAGAGGAGGGTGAGGGTGCTGCAGTCGAAGTCTTCTTCTTGGAGGAACCTCCTGAACCCTTCGTCGATGTGTATCCATGGGTGGTTTGCTATGCTATTCAGGAACTTTTCGAGTCCTCGCTTGCGTGCTTCAATGAACTGGGGGTGGAATCGGCCTTTTGTTTGGGGGGATCAGCACACGACGCCTTTGAGGTGTCTTTTGGAGTTGTCGCTTTGTCTTTAGGGTTTCGTCATACCTAGTTTGAGGTTGGCCAtgatgccgttggtggggagctttGCGATGGCGAGACAGCCGGAACGTTTCGAGACGACTCGCACGATGTGCGCTCTGAGCTGGACGAAGTCATTGTATCTTCTTCTCACGGTGGAGGTTTTCTTGAAGTTGGGCAGAGCCGACTTCGAAGGGTGTTAGTGACTGGGAGTACGAGTCAAGGGCTCGTCGTTTTTTCCCGAGGGTCTCAGTACTTCGGTAGTTATCTTATAGGTGGTGTATACGGGTCGGTTGTCGGGATCGGTGACGATTCTTGGGTCTGAGACCTCTACGGTGATGTATTCGGGTGTTTGATACATCGGGAGGACGCAGAAAGAGTGGTCCGGGCGGGGCGTAGCTTTTTCCAAGTGtgccagttctttttttttttttttcgttttgttcgtgAGGAGCGGATCAGTTGTTTTCTAGGGATGGTTTCGAATTCCGTCGACAGCGGTTTCAAGGTGATCGAGGACGATCCCTACTTGAGGCCCTACGCCGACTCGATTAGGGAGAGGTACGCCGGAGCGGCGTTGGCGTGCAGGCGGGGCGGTGTTTCCTGCTGGGGGGAGGTGGAATTTGacaggtttttttgttttttttttcaggtttggCAGGTACAAGGAGGTGAAGGCGGCGATCGAGGAGTCGGAGAAGTGCACGCTGGTCGAGTTTGCGGGGGCGTACAAGGTGATGGGGCTGCATCGGACGGAGGGTGGGGTGAGGTACAGGGAGTGGGCGCCGAACGCGCATCGGTTGACGTTAATGGGCGATTTCAGTACGTTTTTTTTCGAGTTGCGAGTTTTCGAGAGTTCGTTTTCTCTATTTTTCTCTGACGCGGTGAAGATGGGTGGGATCCGAGGGCGAACCCGCTGGGGAGGTTGGAGTTTGGCTTTTGGGAGTTGTTTTTGCCGGACGGGGACGGCGCGCCGGCGATAGCGCACGGTTCCAAGgtgaaggtgtgtgtgtgggtgagcgAGGACGATTACATGGTGAGGATTCCCGCGTGGATTACGTACTGCGTgcaggagggcgggggggggggtgtacgacgGGGTGTTTTGGGACCCTCCTGAGAAGTACGAGTTCAAGTACGAGCGTCCTGCCGTGCCCGCCGGTTTGAGGATTTACGAGACGCATATAGGCATGGCGGCGTCGGAGCCGCGCATTGGCACCTACGCGGAGTTCAAGGACGTGGTCTTGGACTATGTGGTTGATTTGGGGTACAACGCGATTCAGATTATGGCGATTATGGAGCACGCGTATTACGCGTCGTTTGGGTACCAGGTGACGAATTTTTTCGCGCCTTGTTCTCGATATGGGACGTGCGAGGAGTTCAAGGAGTTGGTGGACGAGGCGCACAGGCGCGGATTGTTGGTGTTCCTCGACGTCGTTCACTCTCACGCGTCGAGGAACACGGAGGACGGGTTGAACAATTTCGATGGGAGCGGACATCAGTACTTCCACGACGGACCTCGGGGGTTTCACTCTATTTGGGACTCGAGGCTGTTCAACTACGGGTCTTGGGAGGTGAAGAGGTTTTTGTTGAGCAATTTGAGGTACTGGGTGGAGGAGTATCGAATCGACGGGTTTCGATTCGACGGCGTCATGACGATGATTTACCATTCGAGGGGCATTGGGGGGACGCCGACGAGGTACGACGAGTATTTCGGGCCCATCGTGGATCAAGACGCGATGGTCTACTTGATGCTCGCGAACGACATGTTGCACTCACTGCACCCGAACATCCTGACCCTCGCAGAGGAAGTCAGCGGGTTCCCGACCATGTGCAGGCCCATCGAGGAGGGCGGGATCGGATTCGACTACCGATTCGGGATGGGGATCCCGGACAAGTGGATCGAGCTCCTGAAGAAGCCAGATGAGGAGTGGAACATGGGCAACCTCGTCCACGCGCTGACCAACAGAAGGTGGAAGGAGAAAACGATCGCGTACGCCGAGTGTCACGATCAGGCCCTCGTCGGCGATAAAACGATCGCGTTCTGGCTGATGGACAAGGAGATGTACACGGAAATGACGACCCTGAAGGAAAAGAACATCATCATCGACCGCGGGATCGCGCTCCACAAAATGATACGACTGATCAC encodes the following:
- the LOC126326124 gene encoding LOW QUALITY PROTEIN: 1,4-alpha-glucan-branching enzyme-like (The sequence of the model RefSeq protein was modified relative to this genomic sequence to represent the inferred CDS: deleted 1 base in 1 codon); the protein is MVSNSVDSGFKVIEDDPYLRPYADSIRERFGRYKEVKAAIEESEKCTLVEFAGAYKVMGLHRTEGGVRYREWAPNAHRLTLMGDFNGWDPRANPLGRLEFGFWELFLPDGDGAPAIAHGSKVKVCVWVSEDDYMVRIPAWITYCVQEGGGGVYDGVFWDPPEKYEFKYERPAVPAGLRIYETHIGMAASEPRIGTYAEFKDVVLDYVVDLGYNAIQIMAIMEHAYYASFGYQVTNFFAPCSRYGTCEEFKELVDEAHRRGLLVFLDVVHSHASRNTEDGLNNFDGSGHQYFHDGPRGFHSIWDSRLFNYGSWEVKRFLLSNLRYWVEEYRIDGFRFDGVMTMIYHSRGIGGTPTRYDEYFGPIVDQDAMVYLMLANDMLHSLHPNILTLAEEVSGFPTMCRPIEEGGIGFDYRFGMGIPDKWIELLKKPDEEWNMGNLVHALTNRRWKEKTIAYAECHDQALVGDKTIAFWLMDKEMYTEMTTLKEKNIIIDRGIALHKMIRLITMSLGGEGYLTFMGNEFGHPEWIDFPRSGNNWSYHYAFRRWYLAKDHLLRYQYLHRFERCMNKLEDRYRVFQLSSYVSLKHESDKVIVYERGNLVFVFNFHPTQSYFSYLVGVPSDHPYQIILDSDWKEFDGHCRNDPSCVFHPTAKPQNNRPFSMQVYSPSRTAVVYCPVDECKSSLLD